A genomic region of Phragmites australis chromosome 2, lpPhrAust1.1, whole genome shotgun sequence contains the following coding sequences:
- the LOC133909015 gene encoding ubiquitin-conjugating enzyme E2-17 kDa-like: MASKRILKELKDLQKDPPTSCSAGPAGEDMFHWQATIMGPPDSPYAGGVFLVNIHFPPDYPFKPPKVSFKTKVFHPNINSNGSICLDILKEQWSPALTISKVLLSICSLLTDPNPDDPLVPEIAHMYKTDRPKYEATARSWTQKYAMG; the protein is encoded by the exons ATGGCATCAAAACGTATCCTCAAGGAACTAAAGGACTTGCAAAAAGATCCTCCGACATCATGCAGTGCAG GTCCTGCTGGTGAGGATATGTTCCACTGGCaggcaaccatcatgggtccaCCTGATAGTCCATATGCTGGAGGTGTTTTCTTAGTGAACATTCATTTCCCCCCGGACTACCCCTTCAAGCCTCCAAAG GTATCTTTTAAGACGAAGGTCTTTCATCCGAACATCAATAGCAATGGAAGCATATGCCTCGATATTCTTAAGGAGCAGTGGAGCCCTGCTTTGACAATCTCTAAG GTTTTGCTTTCTATCTGTTCCCTGCTTACCGATCCGAACCCAGACGACCCTCTTGTCCCTGAGATTGCCCACATGTACAAGACCGATAGGCCGAAGTACGAGGCAACAGCTCGCAGCTGGACGCAGAAGTATGCCATGGGATGA
- the LOC133909019 gene encoding uncharacterized protein LOC133909019, whose amino-acid sequence MQSAEVKGRFGRCPYCRAMIYQDPNAVIFYCSKCRTPIRGKNPRPTDETEYALSQLEILSADTASVFSDDVEPSNSNPRPAWIVEDGDDEQPPVQSKSTPYGNFKSSSCQGTGALSSSPYKGFGSVRTGSRSNREEEKTGSPMHSRVTELRPSSRRTRRSMSGDVDVPNSGGSGTDSESDVPASAASYRRRASPLSSQELEAETVLSGFEPANVARSPLTDPAFTQGLLQALDNLRRVIAVVEQPYSVDGHEYTPQTGMSRMSSPCNDGSGGTRTITRRSSRLMRRLESQLAQALPADQPRRDESTSSSSLASSSRRDGLRARTHHCRPVLGGTPFVLCDKCSEILQLPAALPVGKVTRLQCGGCGEALALMLPASGSMNRPKKIFSAPQPAVCGAEDTEEYALARRSNLSSEQPRPAGPLHRVLGYSSVSSVFRSRRYGEHD is encoded by the exons ATGCAGAGCGCGGAGGTGAAGGGGCGGTTCGGGCGGTGCCCCTACTGCCGCGCCATGATCTACCAGGACCCCAACGCCGTCATCTTCTACTGCAGCAAGTGCCGCACGCCCATCCGAG GGAAGAACCCGCGGCCAACTGACGAGACCGAGTACGCGCTCTCGCAGCTCGAGATCCTCTCCGCCGACACCGCGTCGGTGTTCTCCGACGACGTTGAACCGTCAAACTCAAATCCAAGGCCGGCTTGGATCGTCGAGGACGGAGACGACGAACAGCCGCCAGTGCAGAGCAAGTCAACTCCCTACGGAAACTTCAAATCGAGCAGCTGCCAGGGCACCGGAGCCTTGTCGTCCTCGCCGTACAAAGGGTTCGGTTCGGTCAGAACCGGTTCAAGAAGCAACCGGGAGGAGGAAAAAACCGGCTCGCCGATGCACAGTCGCGTGACCGAACTCCGGCCGTCGTCGCGGAGAACCAGGAGATCGATGAGCGGTGACGTGGACGTGCCGAACAGTGGAGGATCAGGAACCGATTCAGAGTCCGACGTGCCGGCGTCGGCTGCGTCTTACCGTCGCCGGGCGTCGCCGCTGAGCTCACAAGAACTCGAAGCGGAGACGGTCTTGTCAGGATTCGAGCCGGCCAACGTTGCGAGATCGCCACTGACTGACCCGGCCTTCACACAGGGCCTCCTGCAGGCGCTGGACAACCTCCGGAGGGTTATTGCCGTCGTCGAGCAGCCATACAGTGTCGACGGGCACGAGTACACGCCGCAAACCGGCATGTCTCGGATGAGCTCACCTTGCAACGATGGCAGCGGCGGCACGCGTACAATAACACGTCGCAGCTCTCGCCTCATGCGCCGTCTGGAGTCGCAGCTCGCGCAGGCATTGCCAGCCGACCAACCGCGCCGGGACGAGAGcacctcctcgtcgtcgttgGCATCGAGCAGCCGACGCGACGGGCTCAGGGCGCGGACGCACCACTGCCGGCCGGTGCTGGGCGGCACGCCGTTCGTGCTCTGCGACAAATGCTCGGAGATACTGCAGCTGCCGGCCGCCCTGCCCGTGGGCAAAGTTACCAGGCTGCAgtgcggcggctgcggcgaaGCGCTCGCGCTGATGCTGCCGGCGAGCGGCTCGATGAATCGGCCGAAGAAAATCTTTTCCGCGCCGCAGCCGGCCGTATGCGGCGCGGAGGACACCGAGGAGTACGCGCTTGCGAGGAGGAGCAACCTGAGCAGCGAGCAGCCACGGCCGGCGGGGCCACTCCACCGCGTGCTTGGGTATAGCTCCGTCAGCTCGGTTTTTCGGAGCCGGCGGTACGGCGAGCACGACTGA
- the LOC133909017 gene encoding uncharacterized protein LOC133909017, whose translation MFKFLKEVVAGSGSGLKDFPYIVGEPYASAWGSWTHHRGTSKDDGSPVSIFSLSGSNPQDRHLVAGRNGVKRLRTVRHPNILSFLHSTEAEVPDGPAMKHTIYIVTEPVMPLSEKIKELNLGGTQRDEYFAWGLHQISKAVSFLNNDCKLVHGNVCLASAVVTQTLDWKLHAFDVLSEFDANNEASGSPMLQFEWLIGTQYKPMELTKSDWAAIRKSPPWAIDSWGLGCLIYELFSGAKLARTEDLRNTAAIPKSLLPDYQRLLSSTPSRRLNPSKLIDNSEFFQNKLVETIQFMEVLNLKDSVEKDSFFRKLPNIAEQLPREIVLKKLLPVLASALEFGSAAAPALTVLLKMGSWLPADQFSTKVLPTIVKLFASNDRAIRVSLLQHIDQFGESLAAQTVDEQIFPHVATGFSDTSSSLRELTLKSMLVLAPKLSQRTISGSLLKYLSKLQVDEEPAIRTNTTILLGNIANYMNDGTRKRVLINAFTVRALRDTFPPARAAGIMALNVTSSYYEMTEIATRILPNIVVLTFDPDSDVRTKAFQATDQFLQVAKQHHEKLNTGDNRAAESTGVQLKPGNAGLLGWAMSSLTQKGKASDHGLVSTANANNSQVSAPLAATPDTQSATVAYAPSTSISLDQAAPASARSSVDGWGELEDDNIHEENGSDKQGWDDVDPFDDKPSPSILSNIQAAQKRPVVQPKQAAANSSKSHPLKAPKSEDDPLWGPIAAAPPKSASKSADIKPSTSNNDDDDLWGSIAAPLPKSSGKPSKPAAANNGDLWGAIAAPPPATKARPLASSARGRGTKPAQPKLGAQRIGRTSSTGL comes from the exons ATGTTCAAGTTCCTCAAGGAGGTGGTCGCCGGATCCGGATCGGGCCTCAAGGACTTCCCCTACATCGTCGGCGAGCCCTACGCCTCCGCCTGGGGCTCATGGACGCACCACCGCGGCACCTCCAAG GATGATGGATCGCCTGTGTCAATTTTTTCTCTGTCAGGGAGCAATCCTCAGGACAGACACTTGGTTGCTGGTCGCAATGGTGTTAAGAGATTACGAACA GTGCGGCATCCAAATATATTGTCCTTTCTTCACAGTACTGAAGCAGAAGTTCCCGATGGACCTGCCATGAAGCACACTATCTATATTGTTACAGAACCAGTTATGCCACTTTCCGAAAAAATCAAGGAACTGAATCTGGGTGGTACGCAGAG AGATGAGTATTTTGCATGGGGTCTTCATCAGATATCGAAAGCTGTGAGCTTTCTCAATAATGACTGCAAGCTC GTTCATGGGAATGTATGCTTGGCCAGTGCAGTTGTCACTCAAACTTTGGATTGGAAGCTTCATGCTTTTGATGTTCTGTCAGAATTTGATGCTAACAATGAAGCCTCTGGTAGCCCCATGTTG CAATTTGAATGGTTAATTGGAACGCAGTACAAGCCAATGGAGCTGACAAAGTCAGACTGGGCTGCAATTAGGAAATCACCTCCGTGGGCCATTGATTCTTGGGGATTGG GGTGTTTAATTTATGAACTCTTTTCGGGTGCAAAGCTGGCTAGGACAGAGGACCTTCGAAACACTGCTGCAATCCCAAAG TCTCTACTTCCAGATTACCAGAGGCTCTTGAGTTCTACACCTTCTCGTAGACTAAATCCTTCAAAACTAATTGACAACAGCG AGTTTTTCCAGAACAAGTTAGTAGAGACCATTCAGTTCATGGAAGTTCTTAATTTAAAAGATAGCGTTGAGAAAGACAGCTTTTTCCGGAAACTCCCAAATATAGCTGAACAGCTTCCCCGTGAGATAGTCCTGAAAAAG TTGCTCCCTGTATTGGCTTCTGCTCTCGAGTTTGGTTCAGCTGCTGCTCCAGCCTTGACTGTTTTGTTGAAGATGGGCTCCTGGCTTCCGGCTGACCAATTTAGTACCAAg GTTTTGCCTACTATTGTCAAGCTTTTTGCCTCTAATGACCGAGCTATCCGAGTTAGTCTTTTGCAGCACATAGATCAGTTTGGGGAGTCATTGGCAGCTCAAACTGTTGATGAACAA ATTTTTCCTCATGTCGCCACTGGCTTCTCCGatacttcttcttctcttcgtGAACTGACATTGAAGTCGATGCTCGTATTGGCCCCAAAA CTATCTCAGCGTACAATCTCAGGATCTCTCTTGAAGTATCTCTCTAAGCTACAG GTGGATGAAGAACCTGCAATCAGGACGAACACTACAATTCTTCTTGGAAATATTGCAAACTACATGAATGATGGG ACCAGGAAGAGAGTATTGATCAATGCATTCACAGTCCGTGCATTACGTGATACCTTCCCTCCGGCCCGAGCAGCTG GAATCATGGCACTGAATGTCACTAGTTCATACTATGAAATGACAGAGATTGCAACTCGCATCCTGCCTAACATTGTTGTCCTCACATTTGATCCAGATAG TGATGTGAGAACAAAGGCTTTCCAGGCTACCGATCAGTTCTTGCAAGTAGCAAAACAGCACCATGAGAAG CTTAATACTGGAGACAACAGGGCAGCCGAAAGTACTGGTGTTCAGTTGAAGCCTGGAAATGCAGGTTTGCTTGG GTGGGCCATGAGTTCTCTTACTCAAAAGGGTAAAGCTTCTGACCATGGTCTAGTATCTACTGCAAATGCCAATAACTCACAAGTTTCTGCACCCTTGGCTGCCACACCAG ATACCCAGTCTGCCACAGTAGCATATGCACCATCCACATCCATTTCCCTTGATCAAGCTGCACCGGCATCAGCAAGGTCCTCAGTAGATGGATGGGGTGAGCTCGAGGATGATAATATCCATGAAGAGAACGGTAGCGATAAACAAGGATGGGATGATGTAGATCCATTTGATGATAAACCATCACCATCTATTCTATCCAACATACAGGCTGCTCAGAAACGTCCAGTGGTGCAACCAAAGCAAGCAG CTGCGAACTCATCGAAATCACATCCACTAAAAGCGCCAAAATCAGAAGATGATCCTCTATGGGGTCCTATAGCTGCTGCACCACCGAAAAGTGCATCAAAGTCTGCAGACATCAAACCATCAACATCgaacaatgatgatgacgaccTCTGGGGTTCAATAGCTGCACCTCTGCCAAAATCATCTGGAAAGCCTTCGAAGCCAGCAGCAGCAAACAATGGCGATCTATGGGGTGCGATTGCAGCACCTCCACCAGCAACCAAAGCTAGACCTTTGGCTTCATCTGCTAGGGGTCGAGGAACAAAGCCCGCACAACCAAAACTTGGCGCCCAAAGAATAGGAAGGACATCCTCAACTGGGTTATGA